The following coding sequences lie in one Vicinamibacterales bacterium genomic window:
- the lolA gene encoding outer membrane lipoprotein chaperone LolA has translation MLLLALLTFLLAAGPARQARPDATDTARALQQKYDRVRDFTADFTHTYEGGVLKKKSVEQGTVTIKKPGRMRWDYTSPDKKLFVSDGRKIYSYIPADKQVIVGDMPSDDTATTAVLFLAGKGNLTRDFDVTYAPSDASDSWALRLDPRRPQRDYDWLVVVVDRQTLQIRSLTAADKQGGRSTFAFTNYHENTGVADTAFAFKIPKGVDVITAGDR, from the coding sequence TTGCTGCTTCTTGCTTTGCTGACGTTTCTCTTAGCGGCCGGTCCGGCCCGGCAGGCGCGTCCCGACGCAACGGACACCGCGCGCGCCCTGCAGCAGAAGTATGACCGTGTCCGCGACTTCACCGCGGATTTCACGCACACCTACGAAGGCGGCGTACTCAAGAAGAAGTCGGTCGAACAGGGGACGGTGACGATCAAAAAGCCCGGTCGAATGCGGTGGGACTACACGTCGCCCGACAAGAAGCTGTTCGTCTCAGACGGCCGCAAGATCTATTCGTACATTCCCGCCGACAAGCAGGTGATCGTCGGAGACATGCCGTCGGATGACACGGCGACGACCGCGGTGCTGTTCCTGGCGGGCAAGGGCAACCTGACTCGCGATTTCGACGTCACCTATGCGCCGTCGGATGCGTCCGACAGCTGGGCGCTCCGGCTCGACCCCCGGCGCCCGCAGCGCGACTACGATTGGCTGGTCGTCGTCGTCGATCGGCAGACGCTGCAGATCCGGTCGCTGACCGCAGCCGACAAGCAGGGCGGCCGGTCCACGTTCGCGTTCACCAACTACCACGAGAACACCGGCGTGGCCGACACGGCGTTCGCGTTCAAGATTCCGAAGGGTGTCGATGTCATCACGGCAGGCGACCGCTGA
- a CDS encoding PHP domain-containing protein, which translates to MSPLPFLLRRLKELRLIEEAQTQALVRDGIVTLPDLEMAIAEDRPAAASASLRRIAVPFREELRTFSLGRALDILDPLLAAIAAAYPDVRGLEPTGAVRRAEPLITTLTVVGCTSQPSDAVDAVAGLPILSGVIYRASRRLLVLFERHEVDIRFTTADDYGTLLFTTTGPPSHVAAVQKRRGMRLSASETEVYTHAGLAYLPPQVRDSADAIEAAATRQIPRLVQREDIRGDLHMHTSYSDGRDSLRRMVMEAHALGYEYIAITDHSEHAGASRTVTPSDLARQLDEIDALRDDAYGLTILQGLEVDILPDGELDCPDAVLARLDIVLASLHDAAGHGRQRLTERCLAAIRHPLVSVITHPGNQLVGHRPPYDMDYDAIYAAAAETGTALEIDGAPSHLDLDGARAREAVRAGVTLVVDSDCHRAHALDRQMWMGVGTARRGWVESRHVLNTRPVDEVVAFVARKRGR; encoded by the coding sequence GTGAGCCCCCTGCCGTTTCTGCTCCGTCGTCTCAAGGAACTGCGTCTCATCGAGGAGGCGCAGACCCAGGCGCTCGTCCGCGATGGCATCGTCACGCTGCCCGATCTCGAGATGGCGATCGCCGAGGATCGTCCGGCAGCTGCATCGGCGTCGCTGCGGCGCATCGCCGTCCCCTTTCGCGAAGAGCTCCGCACCTTTTCGCTGGGCCGCGCCCTCGACATTCTTGACCCGCTCCTGGCAGCCATCGCGGCGGCGTACCCCGATGTGCGCGGGCTCGAACCCACCGGCGCCGTGCGGCGGGCCGAGCCGCTGATCACCACGCTCACGGTCGTCGGGTGCACATCGCAGCCGTCGGACGCCGTCGATGCCGTCGCGGGGCTGCCGATCCTGAGCGGCGTGATTTATCGCGCCAGCCGCCGGCTGCTGGTGCTGTTCGAGAGGCACGAAGTCGACATTCGTTTCACCACGGCCGACGACTACGGAACGCTCCTCTTCACGACGACCGGTCCTCCCTCCCACGTCGCCGCCGTGCAGAAGCGCCGCGGGATGCGGCTGAGCGCCTCCGAAACCGAGGTCTACACGCACGCCGGCCTCGCCTACCTGCCGCCGCAGGTCCGCGACAGCGCCGACGCGATCGAGGCGGCGGCGACTCGGCAGATCCCGCGGCTCGTCCAGCGCGAGGACATCCGCGGCGATCTGCATATGCACACGAGCTACAGCGACGGACGCGACTCGCTGCGGCGAATGGTGATGGAGGCCCACGCGCTCGGCTATGAGTACATCGCGATCACCGATCATTCCGAGCACGCCGGCGCCTCACGGACGGTGACTCCGTCCGACCTGGCGCGTCAGCTCGACGAAATCGACGCGCTCCGAGACGACGCGTACGGTCTGACGATCCTGCAGGGGCTCGAGGTCGACATCCTGCCCGATGGTGAACTCGACTGCCCCGACGCGGTGCTGGCGCGCCTCGACATCGTGCTGGCCTCGCTGCACGACGCCGCCGGCCACGGGCGCCAGCGGCTCACCGAGCGGTGTCTCGCGGCCATCCGGCATCCGCTCGTCTCGGTCATCACGCATCCCGGCAATCAGCTCGTCGGCCACCGCCCGCCCTACGACATGGACTACGACGCCATCTACGCGGCCGCCGCCGAGACCGGCACGGCGCTCGAGATCGACGGAGCGCCGTCCCATCTCGACCTCGACGGGGCGCGGGCGCGCGAGGCGGTCCGCGCCGGAGTGACGCTGGTCGTCGACAGCGACTGTCACCGGGCCCACGCGCTCGACCGCCAGATGTGGATGGGTGTCGGGACCGCCCGCCGGGGATGGGTCGAATCGAGGCATGTCCTGAATACGCGGCCGGTCGACGAGGTCGTCGCCTTCGTCGCGCGCAAGCGCGGCCGGTGA